One region of Micromonospora ureilytica genomic DNA includes:
- a CDS encoding TetR/AcrR family transcriptional regulator: MQRADARSNRDRVVAAAREAFASAGLEVPMREVARRAGVGVATLYRHFPTRTELVATVLAERVDDCGVQVRRALDDPDPWRALSCVVREFAERQIHDRALNEALLGPGEVSAAFQRERREHAQALNVLVGRARAAGVLRDGVDVDDVRAGLLAIASLRRLPAATSARVIGRVADLVLAGIRA, encoded by the coding sequence ATGCAGCGTGCCGATGCCCGGTCCAACCGTGATCGGGTGGTGGCGGCGGCACGGGAGGCGTTCGCGTCGGCGGGGCTCGAAGTGCCCATGCGGGAGGTGGCGCGACGGGCGGGGGTGGGTGTGGCGACCCTGTACCGGCATTTTCCGACGCGTACGGAGTTGGTGGCGACGGTCCTGGCCGAGCGGGTGGACGATTGCGGTGTGCAGGTGCGCCGGGCGCTCGATGACCCGGACCCCTGGCGGGCGCTGTCCTGCGTGGTGCGCGAGTTCGCCGAGCGGCAGATCCATGACCGGGCGCTCAACGAGGCGTTGTTGGGGCCGGGTGAGGTGAGTGCGGCGTTTCAGCGGGAGCGGCGGGAGCACGCGCAGGCGTTGAACGTGCTGGTCGGGCGGGCCCGGGCGGCGGGTGTGCTGCGCGACGGCGTCGACGTGGACGACGTGCGGGCCGGTCTGTTGGCCATCGCGTCGCTTCGGCGGTTGCCGGCGGCGACGAGCGCCCGGGTGATCGGTCGGGTCGCCGATCTGGTGCTCGCCGGTATCCGCGCCTGA
- a CDS encoding RNA polymerase sigma factor, which yields MSSGIEYYEDRFRRVYLEHFEPLLAYALRRVAHPEDAADVVAETFLVAWRRRHDIPADDEARLWLYGVARRVLANHHRGGVRRQRLGERLREQIAVAVAADPGSEVPERLAVRAALAGLGELDREVLMLTVWEGLQPREVAAVLGVGPAVVRTRLSRARARLREMVGDDLGPPGHVLDVLTAATRKEQR from the coding sequence GTGAGCTCCGGCATTGAGTACTACGAGGACCGCTTCCGGCGCGTCTATCTTGAGCACTTCGAGCCGCTGTTGGCGTACGCGCTGAGGCGTGTCGCGCATCCCGAGGACGCGGCCGACGTCGTCGCGGAGACCTTCCTGGTCGCATGGCGGCGCAGGCATGACATTCCGGCCGACGATGAGGCTCGGCTCTGGCTGTACGGGGTGGCCCGACGGGTGTTGGCCAATCATCACCGGGGTGGGGTTCGCCGCCAGCGGCTGGGTGAACGGCTGCGTGAGCAGATCGCCGTCGCGGTCGCCGCCGATCCGGGCAGTGAGGTGCCCGAGCGGCTCGCTGTCCGGGCGGCGTTGGCGGGTCTGGGTGAGCTGGACCGTGAGGTGTTGATGCTCACCGTGTGGGAGGGCTTGCAGCCGCGCGAGGTGGCCGCGGTTCTGGGGGTCGGTCCCGCCGTGGTGCGGACACGGCTGTCGCGGGCGCGAGCGAGGCTGCGGGAGATGGTCGGTGACGACCTCGGGCCGCCTGGACATGTACTCGACGTGCTGACCGCAGCGACCCGGAAGGAGCAGAGATGA
- a CDS encoding KamA family radical SAM protein: MTQTIPQPRQVPVAAPSAGQPYEYHRRPLVEPDWTRFPGWRHVTRDQWESAQWQRVNCVKNIKQLRAVFGDLIDETFYADVEADQLALATMSMLVPPQMINTMVPFAPLTTEALLADPIRRYMIPVASDRRTDWPSHPYASRDSLHEHDMWVAEGLTHRYPTKVLAELLSTCPQYCGHCTRMDLVGNSTPAVDKLKLTLKPVDRYDAHIAYLKAHPGVRDVVVSGGDVANVPWRNLESYLMRLLELETVRDIRLATKALMGLPQHWLQPDVVEGLERVARTAARRGVNLAIHTHVNHAQSLTPLVAKAAQTALDVGVRDVRNQGVLMRGVNATTPELLDLCFALQGEAGILPYYFYMCDMIPNAEHWRVPVWHAQQLQHDIMGYLPGYATPRIVCDVPFVGKRWVHMLTDYDRERGISYWTKNYRTSIESADLEALNKRYAYYDPIDTLPAGGQQWWNDHRDD, from the coding sequence GTGACCCAGACCATCCCCCAACCCCGTCAGGTCCCGGTCGCCGCACCTTCCGCCGGGCAGCCCTACGAATACCACCGCCGCCCCCTGGTCGAACCCGACTGGACCCGCTTCCCCGGCTGGCGCCACGTCACCCGCGACCAGTGGGAATCCGCCCAGTGGCAGCGCGTCAACTGCGTCAAGAACATCAAGCAGCTCCGCGCCGTCTTCGGTGACCTGATCGACGAGACCTTCTACGCCGACGTCGAGGCCGACCAGTTGGCCCTGGCCACCATGTCCATGCTGGTGCCACCCCAGATGATCAACACGATGGTGCCGTTCGCGCCCCTCACCACCGAGGCGCTGCTCGCCGACCCCATCCGCCGCTACATGATCCCGGTCGCCTCCGACCGGCGCACCGACTGGCCCTCACACCCCTACGCCAGCCGCGACAGCCTCCACGAGCACGACATGTGGGTCGCCGAAGGGCTCACCCACCGCTACCCCACCAAGGTCCTCGCCGAACTGCTCTCCACCTGCCCCCAGTACTGCGGGCACTGCACCCGTATGGACCTCGTCGGCAACTCCACCCCCGCCGTCGACAAACTCAAACTCACCCTCAAGCCCGTCGACCGCTACGACGCCCACATCGCCTACCTCAAGGCCCACCCCGGCGTCCGCGACGTGGTCGTCTCCGGCGGCGACGTCGCCAACGTCCCCTGGCGCAACCTCGAGTCGTACCTCATGCGGCTGCTCGAACTGGAGACGGTCCGCGACATCCGACTCGCCACCAAGGCCCTCATGGGCCTACCCCAACACTGGCTACAACCCGACGTCGTCGAGGGCCTGGAGCGCGTCGCCCGCACCGCCGCCCGCCGCGGCGTCAACCTCGCCATCCACACCCACGTCAACCACGCCCAGTCACTCACCCCACTGGTCGCCAAGGCCGCCCAGACCGCCCTCGACGTCGGCGTCCGCGACGTCCGCAACCAGGGCGTCCTCATGCGCGGCGTCAACGCCACCACCCCGGAACTGCTCGACCTCTGCTTCGCCCTCCAGGGCGAAGCCGGGATCCTGCCGTACTACTTCTACATGTGCGACATGATCCCCAACGCCGAACACTGGCGGGTCCCGGTCTGGCACGCCCAACAACTCCAGCACGACATCATGGGCTACCTCCCCGGCTACGCCACCCCCCGCATCGTCTGCGACGTCCCCTTCGTCGGCAAGCGCTGGGTGCACATGCTCACCGACTACGACCGTGAGCGCGGCATCTCCTACTGGACGAAGAACTACCGCACCTCCATCGAATCCGCCGACCTGGAGGCGCTCAACAAGCGCTACGCCTACTACGACCCGATCGACACCCTGCCCGCCGGCGGCCAGCAGTGGTGGAACGACCACCGCGACGACTGA
- a CDS encoding zinc-binding alcohol dehydrogenase: MGLHRVVQPAGVLPQAAWRLDASAAIGPNEVRIRVQRLNLDAASFRQLSEKHGGNGDAVRAEVLEIIATRGKMQNPVTGSGGMLIGTVEEAGRRSPLGLRAGERVASLVSLTLTPLVITDGLARWDGRSEQVPCDGWAILFARSIAAVLPDDEDPQLSLAVLDVCGAPALTARVVSRYVEERRRSGDPTPVRVAVIGGAGKSGSLSLAAARRAGAARTVGVVPVAAERDALTAAGLASVVALADARDPVGLSTAVTTALGVPADVTVVCVDVPGCEHGAVLATADGGTVIFFSMATSFSAAALGAEGLAADVTMLVGNGYVPGHAELALGLLRAEPGVRQLFAARVAAD, from the coding sequence GTGGGACTGCACCGCGTCGTGCAACCGGCGGGGGTGCTGCCGCAGGCGGCCTGGCGGCTGGACGCGTCGGCGGCGATCGGGCCGAACGAGGTGCGGATCCGGGTGCAGCGGCTCAATCTGGACGCGGCGAGCTTCCGGCAGTTGTCGGAGAAGCACGGCGGGAACGGTGACGCGGTCCGCGCCGAGGTGCTGGAGATCATCGCGACCCGGGGGAAGATGCAGAACCCGGTGACCGGGTCGGGTGGGATGCTGATCGGCACTGTCGAGGAGGCCGGCCGGCGGTCCCCGCTGGGGCTCAGGGCGGGCGAGCGGGTCGCCAGCCTGGTGTCGTTGACGTTGACGCCGCTGGTGATCACCGACGGGTTGGCCCGTTGGGACGGGCGCAGCGAGCAGGTGCCCTGTGACGGGTGGGCGATCCTCTTCGCGCGGTCCATCGCCGCGGTGCTGCCCGACGACGAGGACCCGCAGTTGTCCCTCGCCGTGTTGGACGTGTGCGGGGCGCCCGCGCTGACCGCCCGGGTGGTGTCGCGCTATGTCGAGGAGCGTCGTCGTAGCGGTGATCCGACGCCGGTGCGGGTCGCGGTGATCGGTGGGGCGGGTAAGAGCGGGTCGCTGTCTCTCGCGGCGGCGCGACGGGCGGGCGCCGCGCGTACCGTCGGGGTGGTGCCGGTGGCGGCGGAGCGCGACGCGCTGACGGCCGCCGGGCTGGCGTCGGTGGTGGCGTTGGCTGACGCGCGTGACCCGGTGGGGTTGTCCACGGCGGTGACCACCGCGCTGGGTGTGCCGGCGGACGTGACGGTGGTCTGCGTGGACGTGCCGGGGTGTGAGCACGGGGCGGTGCTGGCCACCGCGGACGGCGGCACGGTGATCTTCTTCTCGATGGCGACGAGCTTCTCCGCGGCCGCGTTGGGCGCGGAGGGGTTGGCGGCGGACGTGACGATGCTGGTGGGCAACGGGTACGTGCCGGGGCACGCGGAGTTGGCGCTGGGGTTGCTGCGGGCCGAGCCGGGGGTGCGTCAGCTGTTCGCGGCGCGGGTCGCGGCAGACTGA
- a CDS encoding amidohydrolase: MTNPSTLYRGGVLHCPADPSATALLVSGGRIAWLGTDGDAPPADRVVDLGGALVTPAFVDAHVHATDTGLALSGLALSGVRSAGQLLDAVAAFAADLPADAVVLGHGWDESGWSDPTLPDAAALDRAAGGRRVYLSQASLHAALVSSALLAACPQAVQATGYDASGWLRRDAHHVVRAAAQGSVSRAQRVAAQRVALAHAASLGIAAVHECGGPEISDEEDFTGLLGISGAGLPEVYGYWGELGGAARARELGAVGAGGDLFADGALGSRTAHVSQPYDDGDGDGCGHGYLSAEQVRDHLLDCAAHGMQGGFHAIGDVAIGTVLDGFAAAAQTVGVERLRAARHRIEHAEIMNKRLIARFVEYGVVASMQPAFDRLWGGAGRMYEARLGLDRSLESNPMGAMHSVGVALAFGSDSPVTPLDPWGSVRAAAAHHNPAQRMGVRSAFAAHTRGGWRAVHLDVEGVLALGAPATFAVWSTPAGVERGLPVLLAEDPELRGPDDPTPLPVCRRLVLRGEVIYEEGSS; the protein is encoded by the coding sequence ATGACGAACCCCTCGACGTTGTACCGCGGCGGCGTGCTGCACTGCCCCGCCGACCCGAGCGCCACCGCGCTGCTGGTGTCCGGTGGGCGGATTGCCTGGTTGGGAACCGACGGTGACGCGCCGCCGGCCGACCGGGTGGTGGATCTGGGCGGGGCGTTGGTGACGCCGGCGTTCGTCGACGCGCACGTGCACGCCACCGACACCGGGTTGGCGTTGTCCGGGCTGGCGTTGTCCGGGGTGCGCTCGGCGGGGCAGCTACTCGACGCGGTGGCGGCGTTCGCGGCGGACCTGCCGGCGGACGCGGTGGTGCTGGGGCACGGCTGGGACGAGTCGGGTTGGTCGGATCCGACGTTGCCGGACGCGGCGGCGCTGGACCGGGCGGCCGGTGGTCGGCGGGTGTACCTGTCGCAGGCGTCGCTGCACGCGGCGTTGGTGTCGTCGGCGTTGCTGGCGGCGTGCCCGCAGGCGGTGCAGGCGACCGGGTACGACGCGTCAGGGTGGCTGCGGCGCGACGCGCACCACGTGGTGCGGGCGGCCGCGCAGGGGTCGGTGAGTCGGGCGCAGCGGGTGGCGGCGCAGCGGGTGGCCCTCGCGCACGCGGCGTCGTTGGGGATCGCTGCGGTGCACGAGTGCGGTGGCCCGGAGATCTCCGACGAGGAGGACTTCACAGGTCTGCTGGGCATCTCCGGCGCGGGGTTGCCGGAGGTGTACGGGTACTGGGGCGAGTTGGGTGGCGCGGCGCGGGCCCGGGAGTTGGGCGCGGTCGGCGCCGGTGGCGACCTGTTCGCCGACGGGGCGTTGGGGTCGCGGACGGCGCACGTGTCGCAGCCGTACGACGACGGTGACGGTGACGGCTGCGGGCACGGGTACCTGTCGGCCGAGCAGGTGCGCGACCACCTGCTGGACTGCGCGGCGCACGGCATGCAGGGCGGTTTCCACGCCATCGGTGACGTGGCGATCGGGACCGTCCTGGACGGGTTCGCGGCGGCGGCGCAGACGGTGGGTGTGGAGCGGTTGCGGGCGGCCCGGCACCGCATCGAACACGCGGAGATCATGAACAAGCGGTTGATCGCGCGGTTCGTGGAGTACGGGGTCGTGGCGAGCATGCAGCCGGCGTTCGACAGGTTGTGGGGTGGCGCGGGCCGGATGTACGAGGCGCGGTTGGGGTTGGACCGGTCGTTGGAGTCGAACCCGATGGGTGCGATGCACTCGGTGGGGGTGGCGTTGGCGTTCGGGTCGGATTCACCGGTGACGCCGCTGGACCCGTGGGGGTCGGTGCGGGCGGCGGCGGCGCACCACAACCCGGCGCAGCGGATGGGTGTGCGCTCGGCGTTCGCGGCGCACACCCGTGGTGGGTGGCGGGCGGTGCACCTGGACGTCGAGGGGGTCCTCGCGTTGGGTGCGCCGGCGACGTTCGCGGTGTGGTCGACGCCGGCGGGGGTGGAGCGGGGTCTGCCGGTGTTGCTGGCCGAGGACCCGGAGCTGCGGGGTCCGGACGACCCGACGCCGCTGCCGGTGTGCCGGCGCCTGGTGCTGCGCGGTGAGGTCATCTATGAGGAAGGGTCGTCATGA